A region of Carassius gibelio isolate Cgi1373 ecotype wild population from Czech Republic chromosome B11, carGib1.2-hapl.c, whole genome shotgun sequence DNA encodes the following proteins:
- the med16 gene encoding mediator of RNA polymerase II transcription subunit 16 isoform X1, with product MMEIAYVCEWEKRPKSNHCPSIPLVCAWSCRNLIAFTTDLKNEEDDKGLDNAFITNIITPVDLSHMIHVIDTDHPWDVNSINSGHNEVISCLEWDQSGSRLLSADGDGQIKCWGMTEHLVNSWECTQSSSVDGDPIVALSWLHNGVKLALHVEKSGSTNFGEKFSRVKFSPSLTLFGGKPMEGWLAVTVSGLVTVSLLKPNGTLLTASESLCRLRGRVALADIAFTGGGNIVVAATDGSSSSPVQFYKVCVSVVNEKCRIDTELLPSLFMRCTTDPVRRDKYPAVTHLKFLTRENSEQVLLCASSQMGSIVECWSLRKEGLPVNNIFQHRSPVVGEKQPMILKWRILSATNDLDRVSAVALPKLPISISNTDLKVASDTKFFPGLGLALAFHDGSIQILHRLSLHTMGVFYGSSGSSQRVGEEPAIKRQRAGGPTLHFKALQFSWTSLALVGVDNHGKLHMIRVSPSMGQMLDMNTLLRHLLFLLEYCMVTGYDWWDVLLHAQPSMVHNLLEKLHEEYMRQNQALQQVLSTRIVAVKASLCKLSSATAARACDFHAKLLLIAISSTLKSLLRPHVLNTPDKSPGDRLSEICAKNTDTDIDKVMINLKTEEFVLDGPPLQSLQQLIQWVGDFVLYLLANLPNQGSIVRPGFGFLRDGASLGMLREMLVMIRIWGLLKPGCLPIYTATSDNQDSMFLLFRLLTKLWLCSRDESHPQDPDETLIDECCLLPSQLLVPSMDWLPINDGVITKVQSKHPLRLQFGKPYTLPGVNPNAQVEVFRSPASQRMDHLRCLHLGISPTEDSKACTRCGCVTMLRSPNKTNAMRQWEQRWIKNCLCGGLWRRIPSTLT from the exons ATGATGGAGATCGCGTATGTTTGCGAGTGGGAGAAGAGACCCAAGAGCAATCACTGCCCGTCCATCCCTTTGGTGTGCGCCTGGTCCTGTAGAAACCTCATCGCCTTCACCACGGACCTGAAGAATGAGGAGGATGACAAAGGTCTGGACAATGCCTTTATTACCAATATTATCACACCTGTTG ATCTGAGTCATATGATACACGTCATTGACACTGATCACCCCTGGGATGTGAACTCCATCAACTCTGGTCACAATGAGGTCATTTCCTGCCTGGAATGGGACCAGTCGG GTTCGAGGCTGTTGTCTGCTGATGGAGATGGTCAGATCAAGTGTTGGGGAATGACAGAGCACCTGGTGAACAGCTGGGAGTGCACACAGAGCAGCTCAGTGGACGGAGACCCGATCGTAGCCCTCTCATGGTTACACAATGGAGTTAAACTCGCCCTGCATGTTGAAAAG TCTGGCTCTACGAACTTTGGAGAGAAGTTTTCCCGGGTGAagttctctccctctctcacgtTGTTTGGAGGGAAGCCCATGGAGGGCTGGTTAGCGGTGACGGTGAGTGGTCTGGTGACCGTGTCACTGTTAAAGCCGAACGGGACCCTGCTGACGGCCAGCGAGAGCCTGTGCAGACTGAGGGGCCGCGTGGCGCTGGCTGACATCGCCTTCACAGGCGGCGGGAATATAGTGGTGGCGGCCACCGATGGCAGCAGCTCTTCTCCGGTGCAGTTCtataaagtgtgtgtgagcgtggTGAACGAGAAGTGCCGCATCGACACCGAGCTCTTGCCCTCGCTATTCATGCGCTGCACCACCGACCCCGTCCGGAGAGACAAATACCCCGCTGTCACTCACCTTAAATTCCTCACACGCGAAAACTCCGAACAG GTGCTGCTCTGTGCGTCCAGTCAGATGGGCAGCATTGTAGAGTGCTGGTCCTTGCGGAAGGAGGGTCTCCCAGTTAATAATATCTTTCAACACCGATCACCTGTGG TGGGTGAAAAGCAGCCGATGATTCTGAAGTGGCGTATCCTCTCAGCGACCAATGATCTGGACCGTGTGTCTGCTGTCGCTCTGCCTAAACTCCCCATCTCCATTTCCAACACTGATCTCAAAGTCGCCTCAGATACCAAGTTCTTCCCAGGCCTCG GTCTTGCCCTGGCCTTCCATGATGGCAGCATCCAGATTCTCCATCGCCTTTCCCTGCACACCATGGGAGTGTTCTACGGTTCCTCTGGTTCCTCCCAGCGTGTGGGAGAAGAACCTGCCATTAAACGTCAGAGAGCCGGCGGCCCGACGCTGCACTTCAAAGCCCTTCAGTTCTCCTGGACATCTTTGGCTCTGGTGGGAGTGGACAATCATGGGAAG TTGCACATGATCCGAGTGTCTCCATCCATGGGCCAAATGTTGGACATGAACACACTCCTGCGGCACCTGCTGTTCCTCCTGGAGTACTGCATGGTGACGGGGTACGATTGGTGGGACGTGCTGCTGCACGCGCAGCCGAGCATGGTGCATAACCTTCTGGAGAAGCTTCATGAGGAGTACATGAGACAAAACCAAGCGCTCCAGCAG GTTCTGTCCACCCGTATAGTGGCAGTGAAGGCGTCTCTGTGTAAACTCTCCTCTGCCACTGCAGCAAGAGCCTGTGACTTCCACGCTAAACTGCTCCTCATCGCCATCAGCTCCACGCTGAAGTCTTTACTGAGACCTCATGTGCTCAACACCCCCGACAAGAGTCCCGGAGACCGTCTCTCTGAGATCTGTGCCAAAAACACTGACACCG ATATTGATAAGGTGATGATCAACCTGAAGACAGAGGAGTTTGTTCTGGACGGACCACCCCTGCAATCCCTCCAGCAGCTCATTCAGTGGGTGGGAGACTTTGTTCTTTATCTACTGGCCAACCTGCCCAACCAG GGCTCCATCGTGCGTCCAGGGTTTGGGTTCCTGCGGGACGGAGCGTCTCTGGGCATGCTCCGAGAGATGCTGGTGATGATCCGTATTTGGGGCCTGTTAAAACCAGGCTGTTTGCCCATCTACACGGCCACATCTGACAACCAAGACAGCATGTTTCTGCTCTTCCGCCTGCTCACCAAACTCTGGCTTTGCT CTCGAGATGAGAGTCACCCGCAGGACCCTGATGAGACGTTGATTGATGAGTGCTGTCTGCTGCCCAGTCAGCTCCTGGTACCCAGCATGGACTGGCTGCCCATCAACGACGGTGTTATCACTAAGGTCCAGAGCAAACACCCACTCAGACTGCAGTTCGGCAAACCGTACACCCTGCCCGGAGTCAACCCTAACGCACAGGTGGAGGTGTTCAG AAGTCCAGCATCTCAGAGGATGGACCACCTGCGATGTTTACATTTGGGCATCTCTCCAACAGAGGACAGCAAAGCCTGCACCAG GTGTGGCTGTGTCACCATGCTGAGATCCCCAAATAAAACCAACGCCATGAGACAGTGGGAGCAGCGCTGGATCAAGAACTGTCTGTGTGGAGGTCTCTGGAGAAGAATCCCCTCCACACTAACATAA
- the med16 gene encoding mediator of RNA polymerase II transcription subunit 16 isoform X2, giving the protein MMEIAYVCEWEKRPKSNHCPSIPLVCAWSCRNLIAFTTDLKNEEDDKDLSHMIHVIDTDHPWDVNSINSGHNEVISCLEWDQSGSRLLSADGDGQIKCWGMTEHLVNSWECTQSSSVDGDPIVALSWLHNGVKLALHVEKSGSTNFGEKFSRVKFSPSLTLFGGKPMEGWLAVTVSGLVTVSLLKPNGTLLTASESLCRLRGRVALADIAFTGGGNIVVAATDGSSSSPVQFYKVCVSVVNEKCRIDTELLPSLFMRCTTDPVRRDKYPAVTHLKFLTRENSEQVLLCASSQMGSIVECWSLRKEGLPVNNIFQHRSPVVGEKQPMILKWRILSATNDLDRVSAVALPKLPISISNTDLKVASDTKFFPGLGLALAFHDGSIQILHRLSLHTMGVFYGSSGSSQRVGEEPAIKRQRAGGPTLHFKALQFSWTSLALVGVDNHGKLHMIRVSPSMGQMLDMNTLLRHLLFLLEYCMVTGYDWWDVLLHAQPSMVHNLLEKLHEEYMRQNQALQQVLSTRIVAVKASLCKLSSATAARACDFHAKLLLIAISSTLKSLLRPHVLNTPDKSPGDRLSEICAKNTDTDIDKVMINLKTEEFVLDGPPLQSLQQLIQWVGDFVLYLLANLPNQGSIVRPGFGFLRDGASLGMLREMLVMIRIWGLLKPGCLPIYTATSDNQDSMFLLFRLLTKLWLCSRDESHPQDPDETLIDECCLLPSQLLVPSMDWLPINDGVITKVQSKHPLRLQFGKPYTLPGVNPNAQVEVFRSPASQRMDHLRCLHLGISPTEDSKACTRCGCVTMLRSPNKTNAMRQWEQRWIKNCLCGGLWRRIPSTLT; this is encoded by the exons ATGATGGAGATCGCGTATGTTTGCGAGTGGGAGAAGAGACCCAAGAGCAATCACTGCCCGTCCATCCCTTTGGTGTGCGCCTGGTCCTGTAGAAACCTCATCGCCTTCACCACGGACCTGAAGAATGAGGAGGATGACAAAG ATCTGAGTCATATGATACACGTCATTGACACTGATCACCCCTGGGATGTGAACTCCATCAACTCTGGTCACAATGAGGTCATTTCCTGCCTGGAATGGGACCAGTCGG GTTCGAGGCTGTTGTCTGCTGATGGAGATGGTCAGATCAAGTGTTGGGGAATGACAGAGCACCTGGTGAACAGCTGGGAGTGCACACAGAGCAGCTCAGTGGACGGAGACCCGATCGTAGCCCTCTCATGGTTACACAATGGAGTTAAACTCGCCCTGCATGTTGAAAAG TCTGGCTCTACGAACTTTGGAGAGAAGTTTTCCCGGGTGAagttctctccctctctcacgtTGTTTGGAGGGAAGCCCATGGAGGGCTGGTTAGCGGTGACGGTGAGTGGTCTGGTGACCGTGTCACTGTTAAAGCCGAACGGGACCCTGCTGACGGCCAGCGAGAGCCTGTGCAGACTGAGGGGCCGCGTGGCGCTGGCTGACATCGCCTTCACAGGCGGCGGGAATATAGTGGTGGCGGCCACCGATGGCAGCAGCTCTTCTCCGGTGCAGTTCtataaagtgtgtgtgagcgtggTGAACGAGAAGTGCCGCATCGACACCGAGCTCTTGCCCTCGCTATTCATGCGCTGCACCACCGACCCCGTCCGGAGAGACAAATACCCCGCTGTCACTCACCTTAAATTCCTCACACGCGAAAACTCCGAACAG GTGCTGCTCTGTGCGTCCAGTCAGATGGGCAGCATTGTAGAGTGCTGGTCCTTGCGGAAGGAGGGTCTCCCAGTTAATAATATCTTTCAACACCGATCACCTGTGG TGGGTGAAAAGCAGCCGATGATTCTGAAGTGGCGTATCCTCTCAGCGACCAATGATCTGGACCGTGTGTCTGCTGTCGCTCTGCCTAAACTCCCCATCTCCATTTCCAACACTGATCTCAAAGTCGCCTCAGATACCAAGTTCTTCCCAGGCCTCG GTCTTGCCCTGGCCTTCCATGATGGCAGCATCCAGATTCTCCATCGCCTTTCCCTGCACACCATGGGAGTGTTCTACGGTTCCTCTGGTTCCTCCCAGCGTGTGGGAGAAGAACCTGCCATTAAACGTCAGAGAGCCGGCGGCCCGACGCTGCACTTCAAAGCCCTTCAGTTCTCCTGGACATCTTTGGCTCTGGTGGGAGTGGACAATCATGGGAAG TTGCACATGATCCGAGTGTCTCCATCCATGGGCCAAATGTTGGACATGAACACACTCCTGCGGCACCTGCTGTTCCTCCTGGAGTACTGCATGGTGACGGGGTACGATTGGTGGGACGTGCTGCTGCACGCGCAGCCGAGCATGGTGCATAACCTTCTGGAGAAGCTTCATGAGGAGTACATGAGACAAAACCAAGCGCTCCAGCAG GTTCTGTCCACCCGTATAGTGGCAGTGAAGGCGTCTCTGTGTAAACTCTCCTCTGCCACTGCAGCAAGAGCCTGTGACTTCCACGCTAAACTGCTCCTCATCGCCATCAGCTCCACGCTGAAGTCTTTACTGAGACCTCATGTGCTCAACACCCCCGACAAGAGTCCCGGAGACCGTCTCTCTGAGATCTGTGCCAAAAACACTGACACCG ATATTGATAAGGTGATGATCAACCTGAAGACAGAGGAGTTTGTTCTGGACGGACCACCCCTGCAATCCCTCCAGCAGCTCATTCAGTGGGTGGGAGACTTTGTTCTTTATCTACTGGCCAACCTGCCCAACCAG GGCTCCATCGTGCGTCCAGGGTTTGGGTTCCTGCGGGACGGAGCGTCTCTGGGCATGCTCCGAGAGATGCTGGTGATGATCCGTATTTGGGGCCTGTTAAAACCAGGCTGTTTGCCCATCTACACGGCCACATCTGACAACCAAGACAGCATGTTTCTGCTCTTCCGCCTGCTCACCAAACTCTGGCTTTGCT CTCGAGATGAGAGTCACCCGCAGGACCCTGATGAGACGTTGATTGATGAGTGCTGTCTGCTGCCCAGTCAGCTCCTGGTACCCAGCATGGACTGGCTGCCCATCAACGACGGTGTTATCACTAAGGTCCAGAGCAAACACCCACTCAGACTGCAGTTCGGCAAACCGTACACCCTGCCCGGAGTCAACCCTAACGCACAGGTGGAGGTGTTCAG AAGTCCAGCATCTCAGAGGATGGACCACCTGCGATGTTTACATTTGGGCATCTCTCCAACAGAGGACAGCAAAGCCTGCACCAG GTGTGGCTGTGTCACCATGCTGAGATCCCCAAATAAAACCAACGCCATGAGACAGTGGGAGCAGCGCTGGATCAAGAACTGTCTGTGTGGAGGTCTCTGGAGAAGAATCCCCTCCACACTAACATAA